TTGGACCAAACATCCATGAGGGTCCTATATGTGGTGTATTACATATGTGAGCATAATCTGTCAGGTGTGTCTCGACTTGAAAAACAGTTAAGGACCACTGCTTTAGAGatataaaagctttttttttttttagatatgggagcactcagggaggacaaggccatagtgcaaagactaaggagtccttttttaCTTAGGTTTTAACCGCTACCGCAGGGAGTGCTCGTACATCTCGCAGTACTTTTTAGATCAGCACGTGCTTCCCATGTGTGCTTTTTATTCTTTAGCACTGGGGGCGTGTTTGGagggcggagagtaggtgtgcccagcgctaatcagttagcgcagctacattgccacaagctaaccaattagcacacggttagcacgggagcccttactgcctagaaaataggtgtctgtAGCCATTAAtttgaggaaataggaaatgcAGCCATTATACAGCCACGCTAAAAGCAGCCTCAGTGAGTGTGAAACCCACACTCTAAGCAtagtacaggccactttttagcacagcttagtaaaagagccctaagtgaattctttgcttcagtcttcacaaaAAACGATGTGGGGGAGAGATATCCATGCCACAAATAGTAtttaatgctgatgagtcagagaaactgaaacaaatctttgtTAACCTGAAAGACATAATGAGACAAATCACCTGGCCTAGATGGTTATATACCTCAGAGTACCGACAGAACTACAAAATGAAATTATAGATTTACTATTAGTAATTTTCAACCTATTTTTGAAAAttggaggtggccaatgtaacaccaattttttaaaaagggttccaaaaGTGACATGGGAAACTATAGAATGGTGAGCctaacatcagtgccaggcaaaatggtagagacaattataaaataacaaaattactgggggaggagtcaagatggtggCAGCAGAGTAGCACAACTCTCCTCGATCCTTTCGCTATGGTCAAGAAAGGAAAAGTGAAGGTTTTTCCCTCTGAACCCTCATCTCAATCTTCTTCCATTTCTGCTGGTcctatggatgattttgtggttcGCAGGACTCCATACTCTCCGACATTAGGGGAAGTTTTATCAGCTGCCCTTACACCAGGAGGGTCGGTGTCGGGCTTTGGTTCCGAGATTTCTCTTACCCCAAACCTACGATCTCCCCCACCAAAGCCGGGTCATCTGAGCCTTGGAGACATCTCAGTAGATTTCCTCCGTGCCTCAGTGGTAGCTCTTGCTGAGAAAGGAATTGTTTCCTAAACCAGCGCACAGGTGCCTTGTTCACCTCCAGGTTAACCTTCCCTGGAAGGTGCATCTGGATACTGCTCTGCAGCAGAGTCTGGACTGGCTCAGGTTGCTTTGGAGGGCGGTTTGTTTTCAGCAGAATCTGTGATTCAGATCCAGAAGCCTTCAGTTTTCATGCTGGAAACAATTTGGAATGAAGTAACAGATTTGGGTAAGGCCCTTTCTGGGTAGTTTGCTTTAATGAATGTTAATATCCAGCATAATTCTGCCAACAGTGAATCTTTGCACAAAGACTTATCTCAGATTATACAGATCGTGGTAGTATGTAGTGAACAGTTAAAGAACTCTCAAGTACTAACAACtactttaattaaagaaaattcTATGTTGAAAAGAAGAATGGAGTTTTTAGAAAATTCAGCGAAGTTTTCAAACCTGTGCTTGATAAAAACTTTCCTAAGCTTCCGGCTAAGGATATGTTTCAACGCTATTTAAAAGAAGTTCTTTTGATTCCTCAACAATCCATGCCTCCGTTAATCCGCCTATATTATCTCCCTATAGCTAAAAGGGACACTGAGCAAATGGGTCCCGTTTTGGGCTTGCTCCCGGATTGgtaatgggaaagcgcagggtacaaatgtaacaaaaaaaaaaatatatattggtgTTGATGTTTTAAATGTTTCAGAATTACTGGTGACCTCAGATACTGAATCTGTTACCTTGGCTACACTTATTGTTTCACTGGCTCTTCCATTGGATCAAGAATGGTTGTTGaaaatcttctttaaaaaaaaaaaaaaaaaagaggtgttcCCTTCCTGGACTGCAAGTTAAAAGTTTCCCAgatttaaccaaaaaaaaaaaaaaaactcagaaaaggAGGAACAATTTTCTCCTTCTTAAGCCTGCAGTGCTCCAGCTAGGAACTCTCTTCTTTTTGAAGTATCCCTGCAAATGCATTATCAAGTGGAAATCAGtgaaaaaatttgttttaaactgtcgatggaaaaaaaagtggagtCAAACAGATGTAGGAACCAGGTGATTCTTTAATTGCCAGCATCAATAATAAGAACAGAACCCAACAAATaaaaaatgcctgcatcaggggtaaacagAATACCTTATCGTCAGATGACAGTAGAAACAATAAATAAACCAGTTCTGAATATTTATCACACTCCTGGGAGAGTAATCTAAAGGAAGCAATACAAATCAAGGTGCCTAATGCACCACTCAAACAGTACACCTCACTCAAAACTATgcaagacaggtttgggaaccactgatattaaaaaaaaaaaaaaaaagtcagttgaTTTGGAGGTGTAttctcaaagcacttagacttacaaagtaatacagtaacctatagaactttgtaagactctttaaaaatgagccccatagtgcatctaaattttcagaaagcaccaAGAGAAACTCACGAGGAAATTAACATGTAATGAAAAACATggattagggttaaatgggcaatattctcaatgaagaagggtgaattttattttttccatttgtatcccacattttcccacctctttgcaggctcaatggggctccCCAAAGAACTatgttgggaccactgctttttaacatatttataaatgacctagaaacaggaataaaaagtgaggtgatcatattatacaaagttattcaaagttggtaAATAACAAGATGATTTTGAGAACAGCTTATgacactgggagactgagcattcaaatggcagatgaaatttaatgtgagcaagtgcaaaggaaTGCATGTAGGTAAGATCAACCTTAAGTATAACTACAcgatgcagggttccacattaggagtcaccacccaggaaaataatctaggtgtcattgttgatgatatgttgaaatcatgTGCTCTGTGTGCagtgatggccaaaaaagcaatcagaatgCTAGGCATTGTATGAAAAGAATGGAGAACATTTTCTTGGGATGAGAGTCTTCCTTCTTACACTCTGTAGTAATCTGATGCATTTCtgagctgcattttttttttttaatcagagttAGCTAGCACTTAGGTTACCTGTCCTGTAACACCATTTCTGAGATGTTCCTTAAAGTTACTTTCcgttttgtgtttagtctttagaataaaatgtaaaaactCACCTAAGGGAGTTACTTTGATCTCAGGCATCTCTTGAAGTGCTCTAGATCTCTGCTATATGCTTCTCTAAACCAGTAACTCCATAGCTGGTGCAATGGATACCAGGAAAAAATTCAGTTTCCGTAGAGTCTTTGGAAGTCCATTCTTTCTTCTTTAATATTCCTGAAGCATACCCCACTAAGACTAGGTGTTTTCCTACCAATggccaaataagagaaaataactTGCGGGAAACAATCAGCCAGTCCTTGCTGTTAAGCTTATCTCAAATTTCCCTCCAAATTCCAACCCAGCAAatcctctttttttcttgtatCTCCCtttgacttacatagtaacatagtagatgacggcagaaaaagacctgcacggtccatccagtctgcccaataagacaaacatatgtgtaaactttaccttgatttgtacctgccttattcagggcacagaccgtacaagtctgcgcagcagtacttcccacctcccaaccaccagtcccacctcccatcaccggctttggcacagaccgtataagtctgccctccacaagcctcgcctcccaactaccaacccctcttccccccacctgcttctTCGTATCCTTTGCCTGTGATGCTTCTGGGTCGCCTCATACCCCTACCAATTTGCTTTTTACAACATATTGCCTGCGTGTTTGTCAAGCAAGTCGTACTCTAGCATGTCTCACTTGCAAGAAACCCAGAACGAATATACATGGCATACGTTTACATGCACTCTCTCTACTATACGCAAATGTATCCCATGCATTAATTTACTGCGCATATCCTGACTTAGGAGGGCTGAACGGTACTTCAGGGTTGCACTGAACAACGCTACCCTGAGGTTTCTGATGACTCCTCCTGCCTAACCCTTTTTAGCACAATAGAACAGTATTCTGGAGCTCTGGGGAAACAGTAGGCAGTCAGATATCATGCAGAGGCATGTTTAGGTCAACACAGTAACAATAATACTCGTAGTACAAAAGAGAAAAACCTACACCGCTGTAAAAGTGAAATGGCAATAAAACTACTTAAACCGTGTTACCTAGCTTAACATTCTCTCTATTATAATATAACGCTGTGCAGTGCACCCGGTATCAGCACAGCACCCTTCCAAGTTCCGGCTTCCGGCCTCTAACATTGCGCAGCCTCAGCTACGACAAAAGGGACGGAAGCactgaagaaggaaaaaaaaaaaggacttgcGATTGGGTCCACCTTTGCCGGCACTGAGAAGCGGATAGGGGTAGGTGGAAACGTTTTATCCAAGCAGCTCTGATTGATGATCAAACCTCCTTGGAGAAGGCGGTCAGGCTCTTCGTACTGGAACACGATTGGCTGCTGACTTCGTGGTGAGCGATGTAATTGGGCGATTGTTGTTGCTTTTGTAACCCGGAACTACAGGGCAGAGTAAAACTTGAGCACTTGAATGAATGTGGGTTAAAGTACCAACTCTCCAATAGCTGGATATTACGTCGGCAGCGAAGCAGCCACGACAATTGTTTCCCGGAGCCGGTCTTTATATTGGGAGCCGAGTGCTGTGGATACGGGGTATGTGCTGGGGCTAGTGAAAAgggctgtggaggagtagcctaatggttagagcagagggctgagaaccagggatttAGAATCTGCTGATACCCTAACCACCCctctgggcagactagatggggcATAATGGGCTTCATCTGCCCCAATTATTATGTTGCTGTGACACTTCATTGCCTTAGTTTAAGTTGTAAGCTTGTACCAGGTATAAaggaaatacctgaatgtaacttactttGAGCTGCCAATGACAAagagagagttaaaaaaaaacacaccaataGCAAGATTACAGGAAATGacagtcctttatttatttatttgatacttgtatcccgcattatccgAATTCAGGTCTGTCTGGCTTACATAAGTAAACAGTACAAGTTAATGTATAATACATGTTATGAAAACTGTAAGAATTAAAGGAACATTCTTGAAAAAGTAGCAGTGAGGAGAAAGATCTTGGCTATAACTGATTTCAACATCTGGTGAAGGaatttattaaaaagaaaagcCTTCAAGAATTTGCCAAAGGTCAGATAGTTAGAGTTGTCTTATTTTCCTTGGgatagaattccaccatttagtacctAAATGAGAGAAATCTTGAGTTAGAATGaatttgtatttgatatttttgTAATTAGGGATGTGTAGAATGAGATAATCCCTTACAGTTAAACTTGAGTTTCGAGTTGGGAGATCTGTCATGCCACATATGTAGTCTGGAGCCatcccgtaaatgattttgtaaaTAAAAGTACATGTTGTGAAAATGATTCTAGCTTTAATAGGAGTGATGGGAAGTAGGGATTGGCTGGAGGGCTTGTGGGAGCTCAGGGGCTTTAGtaaagagaaaataaataaaaataaatgtgaaaagttatgcgggtgccggTCCGATGTTCAGAGCCTGCACCCACAGAGCTAAGCaaccttatttaggacagctccTTCCCagtgctgcccctgacctgcccattttgtGTTTGGGCGGTCTCAGAGGATTTTCTGCGGCACTgttcggttaagtgctgctgaatatccccagttaggcaCCGGGAAGCTATTTAAGctagcaggagaggctcctgctctcttaaatcgctttgaatatcagcctcaaaatattttcagcagcaaaaaatttgcagatgatagtcCACTTCTCTGTATTGTCCCACACTTTGGTTCCAATTGAGCCGTGAGTTATCCCTGAATGTGGTCCAGGGCTTACTCTTGAAATTGTATAGTTTATATATAAACTATTGCCAAAACTTTGTATCTGGAATTTTCTTAGAGGTTTGAAGAGTACATAACCAACTTTATATGTTCTTCTAGAGGCAGTTAACAGACCATCTACTTCTATGCTTTAAGAAAGTAAAAGCTGCAGCCCTAAAATCCCATTTATGTCCAGGAACCAGCTGTCATTGCCTGTTCTGGTTGAACTTCATACCTCTTACAGATGTGGTACAATATGTGGACAGACTAGCTAATTAAGTGATGTAGCCCGAAAGGATTCtctgagtactactactaatcatttctctactgctactagatgtacgcagtgctgcacacattatatgcaagtactttctctgtccctaatgagctcacaatcaagtttttgtacctgggacaatggagatttaaatgacttgtccagggtcacgaggaactgcagtgggaattgaactcagtcccccaggatctctcagtccattgcactaaccattaggctactcttccactccagtgTAGGTACTGTGGTACTTACCTTGCTCCTGCCTGATGAGCCACAGCTGTAAGATTTTCTCTGAACTTAAAGTTAAACGTAACAAGAGTTTTTGTTCTTGGGTTGCAGTTCAGTATGACGGCTGTAGAAGAAAAGTTCTCCCTGACAGAAGTCCTGTCCAGCTTCAAGGCCTGCCTGGAGAAAGAGAATCAGGATGTGCTTGTGGATCATTACATCAGTGGCTGGAATGGGCTTATCAGGTGTGGTGTGATTATTTTGCTTACCTCTACTAGCTGCTGCTACtattacttatttctatagttctACTAGACACTTGCAGTACTGTACACAaacatgagacagtccctgctcaacagagcttacaagctaTTCAAAGGGTTAGGGAATTATTTATTGTGGGCGTGATTAAAACAAACaaggatactgaacaagtgaataaggggttaagagttaaaagcagcttcaagaaggtggacttttagcctgaaTTTGAATAGGATTAGAGCCCAGCATtgcttctaaagcactactaggcatGCTGAGCGCTGCACTGACACATGTAACAAGAGATACTTCTGGCTGTATGGTGCTTACAGTTTAATCAAGACAAATGTACATGACAAACAAGAGGTCCTAAGAGAATGTATAATACCCAGTGTAGctaaatgtaattcaccttgagctactactgaaaaaggtgtgagcaaaatccaaataaataatagagAAGTGGCCAAGaaataaaagcagcttcaaaaaggcgAGTCTTTAAGCTGGATTTGAGTATGGCCAGAGAGGGAGCATGACACATTGACTTAGGAAATCTGTTCTAGACAAATGGTGCCGGTAAGGTTGAAAGAGTGCAGATGGGAGTTCACAGTGAAGGAAAAATGGATAAATAAGAGTGACTTACGAGGTAAATGACCTTCACAAAGAGTGTAGAAATTTAGAAGATGAGTAATGAGGAGCTACAGAATGAATATATTTGTAGGTGTGCAATAGCTGTTTGGCCTATAGGCAGAAATGGAGAGGATGCCAATCTAATGACTTGAGGGGAGGAATTACTTGGTTGTAACAGTGCTGAAGGAAGATAAATTGTGCAGCTGCATTTTGAACAGATTGCACTGGGGAGAGATGATTCTTCAGGAAATCCATGAGGAGTAGGCTTTGGCAATCTCAGTGGTGTAATTCCCGTTGCCTAATTTGGGCGCACATCCttggtattctgtaacactgtgtcaaatgttaggaacgcccacCTGCCCAGGCACCTCCTGTGGCCActccccttttgggttgtacaCTGTGGGATGTGggcacacattgttatggaacagcatgtagcaagatgtgcatgcaaattgaaaTTGATGcagattagtgccaattagcactcaaGTATTGGCCCTCTAGCtcattagagtggaggagtggcctagtggtcctggggaactgaggaactgagtttgattcccaattcaggcacaggcagctccttgtgactctgggcaagtcacttaaccctccgttgccccatgtaagctgcattgaggctgccatgagtgggaaagcgctgggtacaaatgtaacaaaaaaaacccaacttagttgggtgcacatcttggatcggcgccgtatatagaatctgggggctagtGGGCAGCAAGCCCTGTTTTATTTGTATCTGTGGTTCTCAGTTTCTGAAcagcagggggtgctgcagggcagctATAAGCTTCATTAGCTGCTCTCTTTCTGCAGGAACACTAAAGGATATAGTCAGGAAAGAAGGCCAAAATGTAGACACCAGGATGACACATTCTAAGTGTGAATTCCGTGCAGAATTTCCCagtttcacacctaactttaggcacaagcacttatgctatgtcaaaggctggtgtaagtacACATGCCTAACTCCTACCATTCTATAATCTGCACACCTAACTTCTTGGCAtgaccctgacccacccatgctcctcccacatccacacccccTAGAAGTTATGCATGATTAAATTGTCACTTCTAAAATAGCGACTAGGGGCAGTTGCACGCACAAATGCTAAGTGGTGACAATTAGCTTCAACTAAtaccaatttaagccaataacTCCCATTATCAGCCAATAATAGTAAGTTGTGCGGGTTAGGGTTCTGCGTGCAAATTGCACATTAGGTATAAAGTTGGACGTGCAAGTTTGTGGAATCCAGGGCTCAGTGTCTGCCTGCAGATTTCTCATTCCAAGTTTTCCTTACTGATGTCATACTGGGTTTGGTGGTTTCTCTTCTTGCGATAACATATTTTTAAGGTTGCCTTTTATTGTTCCAGGTTCATGAACAGCCTGGGCACAATCTTTTCCTTTGTATCAAAGGATGCTATAAACAAAATTCAAATCATGGAAGCTTTCCGTAAGAGCAGCAGCAGGGACCAGTACAGGAGCCTTCAGTCCATGGTGGCGTATGAGCTGGGAGCCAACTTGGTGGACCTAAATAGAAGGGCGGAGCACCCAAATTCAGGTTGCCGGACCATTCTGCGACTGCACCGTGCTCTACGCTGGCTGCAGCTATTCCTGGAAAAGCTGAGGACCAGTACAGAGGACAGTAAGACCTCGGTCTTGTGCACCGATGCCTATAATGATTCGTTAGCCAATTACCACCCTTGGATCATTCGCAAGGCAGCCACGGTATCTTTCTACGCCCTTCCAGCTCGGAATACCTTCTTTGAAGTGATGAATGTGGGCTCTATAGAGGATGTCGTGGCCATGCTTGGAGAAGCAATGCCTTATGTTAGCCAAGTCTATGACATCACACAACAGTTGTACGCTCGGCACAATTTGCTTGATTTACCTTGACACATTTATCTAATGCTGGTGGGGCTGTGTGGGATCCAGGTGCCAGGGCTGTGTCTCCTACTTCAAATTCCTTTCTGATCTCTACTTGTGCTCATGACGTCAGTAAACAGTGGCCAATTGTTAACTGATGATGTCATCACTGCCACACAACAGCTGGAGTCTTGTGATTCATTCTTCTTGTAGAAACTCTTAAGACAAACCAAAGATAAAGAGGATGCCTTGGAAGTCCCAAGGTTTATCTTGCATTCATTTTGTTTTCGCAAACTGTCTTTTAGCTGTTTAAAGACATTTTAATAATTCAAGATTTCTGGGGCCTAAGGAAATACGGTTGATACCTAGGTCAGTTCTTGCACTTCCTGGGTGGCCGGTGTTTTGGATGCTGCCATAGCGGGGTGGGCTGGGGGTACAGGATTGTGCAGTGGTGTCAcctagggggtaattctgtaaacaaGAGGTTACCATCTAGATTATTGGCATATACATGCAGAAATCTGCTTATATACTAGTCTATAAATACATATCTTACaagtgggcatacacatgggcagagtgtGGATGGGACTTGCATGTAACAGAGAATACTATACGTTATGTACGGGTCCACATTTAGCTGTGAGTATTTAAATCAAGAGTGTGGGTTGGACTTGCACTTGTCACATGCAACCTAAGGCAatgctgtggggcccttttactaaagcttagctgtgCTAAttttgttagcatgcactaaatgctaagaagcccatgggTATAAAATTGTCATCTTAGGATGTTGCGCAGCTAAcaaaattagtgcgtgctaagctttagtataagggccccataAGTTACATGCCTGTCTCTGGCAATGTAGTGTGTACGTTTACATCAGCCCAATGTTCATACTTAACCACATATATGCTTATATagctggttatgctagtattccttAAAGGAAAGTAGGACATCcttatatagaataggcttcctCTAGAACTATCCTCCACATGATTCTGGTAGGATCACTAATGGTCGAGTTCCAGAATGATCCTTCTGCATAGCCCCTGGGTGAGAACGTTGGGTGCAATGACTGGACTGAAATTGGGATGggttcggaaataagcaaatgtgctagctgacagtgtatataagtgaaaaccacttatatacactgtcagctagcacatttgcttatttccgatctgacgaagaagggcaaccttcgaaagctaatcaagaaatgtattaagttatgtccaataaaaaaggtatcatcttattttcttttccatgttttattttgtttgatttctattgataaccttaagagtggactaacacggctaccacactcatcTTCCTCCAGAATTCCATTGTGtggttagagtggaggagtggcctagtggttagagcaccagtcttgacatccagaggtggccacttcaaatcccactggctgccccttgtgatcttggacaagtcacttaacccttcattgcttcaggtacaaaattagattgtgtgccctccagggacagagaaatacccagtatacctgaacgtaacttcatcttgagctactgtgagcaaaatccaaaaaaataaatgtgtCATTTGAGGTTTCCTGAGCTGCAGGCTCTTCCTACACAACTGCCTGCAGGGTTGGGGTTTGCAGTGACAGGGAGCAGCTAAGGCACAGACCTAAGAGAAGGCTCCATCTCTTCCTTTGAAAGCCCTTTTACTTGAGGCAACATAATCACAGGCTAAATTCTTACTGCCAATGTTCCAGAAGCGTTCTTTAACATAATGCAACTGAGGGCAAATGCtgtataccctggcttaggagtgaggttcattactggcATGGTATGagcaaaaataacccatttggagtcattgccccccccccccccccccccccaaaaaaaaaaaaaaaggttttccagCAGCCTCTGACTGAACCTTTTTTGATGGTTAGGGAGCAGAAGAACGAGAGGTTGTGTTGTCCATTGTAACATTTGAAATCATGCTGATTACCTTTCAACATTTGTTGCTacgtatttttattttagttacatttgtaccccgcgctttcccactcatggcaggctcaatgcggcttacatggggcaatggagggttaagtgacttgcccagagtcacaaggagctgcctgtgcatgaagtgggaatcaaactcagttcctcaggaccaaagtccaccaccctaaccactaggccactcctccactgttggtgctatttgaaattctacatggaatgttgctattccactagcaacattccatgtagaagtcggcccttgcagatcaccaatgtggccgcgcaggcttctgcttctgcgagtctgacgtcctgcacgtacgtgcaggacgtcagactcacagaaacagaagcctgcgcagccttctacatggaatgttgctagcaacattccatgtagaatctccagtagtagcaacat
This sequence is a window from Microcaecilia unicolor chromosome 13, aMicUni1.1, whole genome shotgun sequence. Protein-coding genes within it:
- the CPTP gene encoding ceramide-1-phosphate transfer protein; this translates as MTAVEEKFSLTEVLSSFKACLEKENQDVLVDHYISGWNGLIRFMNSLGTIFSFVSKDAINKIQIMEAFRKSSSRDQYRSLQSMVAYELGANLVDLNRRAEHPNSGCRTILRLHRALRWLQLFLEKLRTSTEDSKTSVLCTDAYNDSLANYHPWIIRKAATVSFYALPARNTFFEVMNVGSIEDVVAMLGEAMPYVSQVYDITQQLYARHNLLDLP